ACAGGAGACAGCACATGATCATCTACGGAACCGCACTACTCGCGTTCTGCCATCTGGCCGGACTTTTTCTCGGCGACCTGCTCGGGGTCGCGATCGGCGTCAAAACGAATGTCGGCGGCGTTGGCATCGCGATGCTGCTGCTGATCTTCTTGCGCCTCTATCTGCACGGGAAAGGGTTGCTGCCGAAGGAAACAGAAGCGGGCGTCGGCTTCTGGGGCGCGTTGTATATCCCCGTGGTCGTCGCGATGGCCGCGAACCAGAACGTCGTGGCAGCGATCAAGGGAGGTCCCGTCGCGCTGCTTTCGGCACTTGGTGCGGCAGCCGTTTGCGCGTGCTGCATCGCCGTTCTTTCCCGTACCGGTCGCGACAGCACCTCGTTCGTGAACGCTCCCCACCTCGAAGATATCTGAATCAGGAGTC
This region of Paraburkholderia terrae genomic DNA includes:
- the madL gene encoding malonate transporter subunit MadL, translated to MIIYGTALLAFCHLAGLFLGDLLGVAIGVKTNVGGVGIAMLLLIFLRLYLHGKGLLPKETEAGVGFWGALYIPVVVAMAANQNVVAAIKGGPVALLSALGAAAVCACCIAVLSRTGRDSTSFVNAPHLEDI